TAGCCTCCATCTTGGAGGTGAAAAGACGCCTTTTAGAAAGAAAGATTCGAGCTTTAATAGTTTTCGATTAGATCTTGAACACCAAGATGGTCTCGAATTGAGTCTATCATCAACATTTGCTGAATCTGATATCAGTACTGTTCAAACAAACTGTTTTTCCTCTATAAGTTCAGTCACGTGCTTATCAGGACAACATGGCGGTAGAAGGTGCAGTTACGGCAGTTGTACCAGTGCGGCCCGAGGAAGGTCGGGCTTGTGCATACGTCATGGTGGCGGAAAACGATGCCAGCTGGCGAACTGTACAAAGAGTGCTGAAGGTCTTTCGGGTGTTTGTATATCTCATGGTGGTGGTCGAATGTGTCAGTTTTTGGGTTGTACGAAAGGGGCTCAAGGGAGTACAATGTTATGCAAAGCGCATGGTGGTGGAAAAAGGTGCATGTTTGATGGGTGTAATAAGGGTGCCGAAGGAAGTACGCCGTATTGTAAAGCTCACGGTGGTGGAAAAAGATGTGCGTTTGAAAGTGACGGGGTTTGCCCGAAAAGCGTCCATGGTGGGACCCTTTATTGTGTCGCGCATGGTGGTGGTAAGAGATGTGTGGTCCCAGATTGTACAAGGAGTGCGAGGGGACGTACCGATTGTTGCGTCCGCCACGGTGGCGGTAAACGATGTAAGACTGAAGGTTGTGGGAAAAGTGCGCAAGGTAGTACGGATTTCTGTAAGGCGCATGGGGGTGGGACGAGGTGCACGTGGGGCTATCTGGGTTCGGAATATGGAAAAAGTGATGAGATGTGTAACTTTTTCGCTAGGGGGAAAAATGGGTTGTGTGCGTATCATGGTG
The window above is part of the Rutidosis leptorrhynchoides isolate AG116_Rl617_1_P2 chromosome 1, CSIRO_AGI_Rlap_v1, whole genome shotgun sequence genome. Proteins encoded here:
- the LOC139886483 gene encoding uncharacterized protein, giving the protein MDARFSGNPLSNRNEGGYGTDTVLRLDSTGSLNCSSSNQKGVKRKWSLRDGSGMDMESELPLCLWVGNTSSSSDSKASSATGCTTISSHKETDEECSMDLDLDFSLHLGGEKTPFRKKDSSFNSFRLDLEHQDGLELSLSSTFAESDISTVQTNCFSSISSVTCLSGQHGGRRCSYGSCTSAARGRSGLCIRHGGGKRCQLANCTKSAEGLSGVCISHGGGRMCQFLGCTKGAQGSTMLCKAHGGGKRCMFDGCNKGAEGSTPYCKAHGGGKRCAFESDGVCPKSVHGGTLYCVAHGGGKRCVVPDCTRSARGRTDCCVRHGGGKRCKTEGCGKSAQGSTDFCKAHGGGTRCTWGYLGSEYGKSDEMCNFFARGKNGLCAYHGAMVQDNRVHGGSNLGSLVHDSTEDMNIDTNVMGLLPFSGFGWKPFGVQQVSPAGPGPSMVSGGRVHGGSLIALLAGNSNVSSDTGKVNMMAQKWI